A genome region from Streptomyces antimycoticus includes the following:
- a CDS encoding CbtA family protein, with protein sequence MNSISVRALLVRGMLAGLAAALPALAVAYLLGEPRVDSAIAFEEAHSHEHGGAELVSRTMQSTAGLSTGVLVYGVAFGGIAALAVCVALGRIGRFGPRATAALVSLGALVAGYLVPFFKYPANPPAVGDPSTLDQRTTLYFLMVVLSVLLSVGAVILGKRLAPRLGNWNATVAASVAFIVAVGLAYAFLPSFNEVPEGFPATVLWQFRLAALTVQCTLWASFGLVFGHLAERLLAPRPTAADQVAATGATGLATPAERP encoded by the coding sequence ATGAACTCCATATCCGTCCGGGCATTGCTCGTCCGGGGCATGCTCGCGGGCCTCGCCGCCGCGCTGCCGGCGCTTGCCGTGGCCTATCTGCTCGGCGAGCCACGCGTGGACTCGGCCATCGCGTTCGAGGAAGCGCACAGCCATGAGCACGGCGGCGCCGAGCTCGTCAGCCGCACCATGCAGTCCACCGCGGGGCTGAGCACCGGCGTCCTGGTCTACGGTGTCGCCTTCGGCGGCATCGCGGCCCTCGCGGTCTGTGTGGCCCTCGGCCGCATCGGCCGGTTCGGGCCGCGCGCCACCGCCGCGCTGGTGTCGCTCGGCGCGCTGGTGGCCGGCTATCTGGTGCCGTTCTTCAAATACCCCGCCAATCCGCCGGCCGTCGGCGATCCGAGCACTCTCGACCAGCGCACCACGCTGTACTTCCTGATGGTGGTGCTCAGTGTGCTGCTGTCCGTGGGCGCGGTCATCCTGGGCAAGCGGCTCGCGCCGAGGCTGGGCAACTGGAACGCCACGGTGGCCGCTTCGGTCGCCTTCATCGTGGCGGTGGGTCTGGCGTACGCCTTCCTGCCGTCGTTCAACGAGGTGCCCGAGGGGTTCCCGGCGACGGTGCTGTGGCAGTTCCGGCTGGCCGCCCTGACGGTCCAGTGCACTCTGTGGGCGTCGTTCGGCCTGGTCTTCGGGCATCTGGCCGAGCGGCTGCTCGCGCCGCGCCCCACGGCGGCGGACCAGGTGGCGGCCACGGGCGCCACCGGTCTAGCCACCCCGGCGGAACGGCCCTGA